In the Aromatoleum bremense genome, one interval contains:
- the sppA gene encoding signal peptide peptidase SppA: protein MVKRIFGFLGAVLAGFWRTLDVLRRVVLNAVFLLLLAFVVVLLWRALPAVPDGAALVLRPAGPLVEQTTFETPLGLLRNGGVAPSQTVLHDLLEAVGAARDDRRIKALVIETDRLGPTGLSKLAELRAAIVAFRQSGKPVFARGERFTQGQYYLASVADEVHVGPDGFVLLQGLARYISYFAGALDKLGVRMHVFRVGEYKAFSEPFTRNDMSEADREASRDLLEGLWTSVREDLIASRRLAPEKLDAYVSAYPAALAATGGDAVRAARDAGLIDRASTRDEWRDLLKARVGASEDGKDFRRVEADDYLAVVRAARPGRDEHVAVLVAQGAIIDGSDTQSAVGGDSLAHLIRTAREDERVKALVLRVDSPGGSAWASEVIRRELELTREAGKPVVASMSSVAASGGYWIATGAEEIFASPASLTGSIGIFALFPELAGALDKLGVNTDGVATGPLAGAFDPRRPLEPTAAKTIQLGIEHGYRRFLETVAKARDMSAAEVDTVARGRVWTGEAATKLGLVDQLGGLEAAVAAAATRAGLKRYETVWLRADVGPGQRLLQRFVAAVVPAPGLSGLSTSPLAVVIDGLQQDAGELLRWNDPRHLYTHCLCEAL from the coding sequence ATGGTGAAACGCATCTTTGGCTTTCTCGGCGCGGTTCTCGCAGGATTCTGGCGCACGCTCGACGTGCTGCGACGCGTGGTCCTCAACGCGGTATTCCTGCTGTTGCTCGCCTTTGTCGTGGTGCTGCTGTGGCGCGCGCTGCCGGCGGTGCCGGACGGCGCGGCGCTGGTGCTGCGCCCGGCCGGTCCGCTCGTCGAGCAGACAACGTTCGAGACCCCGCTCGGTTTGCTGCGCAATGGCGGCGTCGCGCCTTCCCAAACCGTGCTGCACGATCTGCTCGAAGCGGTGGGGGCGGCGCGCGACGACAGGCGGATCAAAGCGCTCGTCATCGAGACCGACCGTCTCGGCCCGACCGGCCTGTCGAAACTCGCCGAACTGCGCGCCGCGATCGTCGCCTTCCGCCAGAGCGGAAAGCCGGTGTTCGCCCGCGGCGAACGCTTCACGCAGGGGCAGTACTACCTCGCCAGCGTCGCCGACGAAGTCCATGTCGGGCCCGACGGCTTCGTGCTGCTGCAAGGGCTCGCACGCTATATCAGCTATTTCGCCGGGGCGCTCGACAAGCTCGGCGTCAGGATGCACGTGTTTCGCGTCGGCGAATACAAGGCGTTCAGCGAGCCTTTCACGCGCAACGACATGTCGGAAGCGGACCGCGAAGCGTCGCGCGATCTGCTCGAAGGGCTGTGGACCAGCGTGCGCGAGGATCTCATCGCGAGTCGCCGCCTCGCGCCCGAGAAGCTCGACGCCTACGTCAGCGCTTACCCCGCCGCGCTCGCGGCAACCGGTGGCGATGCGGTGCGGGCGGCGCGCGATGCCGGCCTGATCGATCGTGCGAGCACGCGCGACGAGTGGCGCGACCTGCTCAAGGCGCGCGTCGGCGCAAGCGAGGACGGCAAGGATTTCCGCCGCGTGGAGGCAGACGACTATCTCGCCGTGGTGCGCGCCGCGCGCCCGGGCCGGGACGAGCACGTCGCGGTGCTGGTCGCGCAGGGGGCGATCATCGACGGCAGCGACACGCAGTCGGCGGTCGGCGGCGACAGCCTCGCGCACCTGATCCGCACGGCGCGCGAGGACGAGCGGGTGAAGGCGCTGGTGCTGCGCGTCGACAGCCCCGGCGGCAGCGCGTGGGCGTCGGAAGTGATCCGGCGCGAGCTCGAACTGACGCGCGAGGCGGGCAAGCCGGTTGTCGCGTCGATGAGTTCGGTCGCCGCGTCCGGCGGTTACTGGATCGCGACCGGGGCCGAAGAGATTTTTGCGAGCCCCGCCTCGCTGACCGGGTCGATCGGCATTTTCGCGCTGTTCCCGGAGCTCGCCGGAGCGCTCGACAAGCTCGGCGTGAATACAGACGGGGTCGCGACCGGTCCTCTCGCCGGCGCCTTCGATCCGCGTCGCCCGCTCGAACCGACGGCGGCGAAGACGATCCAGCTCGGCATCGAACACGGTTACCGGCGCTTCCTCGAAACCGTCGCCAAGGCGCGCGACATGAGCGCCGCCGAGGTCGACACCGTCGCGCGCGGACGCGTCTGGACCGGCGAGGCGGCCACCAAGCTCGGGCTCGTCGACCAGCTCGGCGGCCTGGAGGCCGCGGTCGCCGCGGCAGCGACTCGCGCCGGCTTGAAGCGCTACGAGACGGTCTGGCTGAGAGCGGACGTCGGCCCCGGCCAGCGACTTCTGCAGCGCTTCGTCGCCGCGGTGGTGCCGGCCCCCGGTCTTTCCGGCCTTTCCACGTCGCCGCTCGCCGTCGTCATCGACGGTTTGCAGCAGGATGCCGGCGAGCTGCTACGCTGGAATGACCCGCGCCACCTCTACACGCATTGCCTTTGCGAAGCGCTCTAG
- the hemW gene encoding radical SAM family heme chaperone HemW: protein MTRHRIIPLAPAPATPGLLPERAQLTASPPLALYVHYPWCVKKCPYCDFNSHASRGGPGDIPEQAYIDTLLADIETALPQVWGRRVLSVFIGGGTPSLMSAAALDRLLTGVRMLLPLDPLAEITLEANPGTVEAGRFRDYRAAGVNRLSLGIQSFDDAQLVRLGRIHDGREARVAIDTALANFDRVNLDLMYALPEQTLEQALADLDTALTTGATHLSCYQLTLEPNTPFHHAPPPLPDTDIAADMQDAIEARLAGAGFHHYETSAFARPGEECRHNLNYWTFGDYLGVGAGAHGKLSSFEGIVREMRHKHPGRYLDAAKSREFVQERRPVGVVELPFEFMMNALRLSGGVPRRLFAERTGLPLAAIEAELKTAREQGLVEVTPDVIRPTERGRHFLNDLLTLFLRD from the coding sequence GTGACCCGACATCGCATCATCCCCCTCGCGCCCGCCCCGGCCACTCCAGGCCTACTGCCGGAGCGAGCACAACTGACGGCGTCGCCGCCGCTCGCGCTGTACGTGCATTACCCGTGGTGCGTGAAAAAATGCCCGTACTGCGACTTCAACTCGCATGCGTCGCGCGGCGGCCCCGGCGACATCCCGGAGCAGGCCTACATCGACACGCTGCTCGCCGACATCGAGACCGCGTTGCCGCAGGTGTGGGGACGGCGCGTGCTGTCGGTGTTCATCGGCGGCGGTACGCCAAGCCTGATGTCGGCGGCGGCGCTCGACCGCCTGCTGACCGGCGTGCGCATGCTGCTGCCGCTCGACCCGCTCGCCGAAATCACGCTCGAAGCCAATCCCGGTACCGTCGAGGCGGGCCGCTTCCGCGATTACCGCGCTGCCGGCGTGAACCGCCTGTCGCTCGGCATCCAGAGCTTCGACGACGCGCAGCTCGTGCGCCTCGGGCGCATCCACGACGGGCGGGAAGCGCGCGTCGCGATCGACACCGCGCTGGCGAACTTCGATCGCGTGAACCTCGACCTGATGTACGCGCTGCCGGAGCAGACGCTTGAGCAGGCGCTCGCCGACCTCGACACCGCGCTCACGACCGGCGCGACCCATCTGTCGTGCTACCAGCTGACGCTCGAGCCGAACACGCCATTCCACCACGCCCCACCGCCGCTGCCCGATACCGACATCGCGGCCGACATGCAGGATGCGATCGAAGCGCGGCTCGCCGGCGCGGGATTCCACCACTACGAGACGTCGGCGTTCGCCCGGCCCGGCGAGGAATGTCGCCACAACCTGAACTACTGGACGTTCGGCGACTACCTCGGCGTCGGCGCGGGGGCGCACGGCAAGCTGTCGAGCTTCGAGGGCATCGTGCGCGAGATGCGCCACAAGCATCCCGGGCGCTACCTCGACGCGGCGAAGAGCCGCGAGTTCGTGCAGGAACGCCGCCCGGTCGGCGTCGTCGAACTGCCGTTCGAATTCATGATGAACGCGCTGCGCCTGAGCGGCGGCGTCCCGCGCCGGCTGTTCGCCGAGCGCACCGGCCTGCCGCTCGCGGCGATCGAAGCCGAACTGAAGACGGCACGCGAGCAAGGCCTGGTCGAGGTCACGCCGGACGTCATCCGCCCGACCGAACGCGGCCGGCATTTCCTCAACGACCTGCTGACGCTGTTCCTGCGCGACTGA
- the rdgB gene encoding RdgB/HAM1 family non-canonical purine NTP pyrophosphatase encodes MTTRLVLASNNAKKAVEMTTLLAPLGIEVLPQSAFDIPEADEPHPTFVENALAKARHAAALSGLPAIADDSGLCVAALGGAPGVQSARFAGEPKSDARNNALLIERLAGSPDRRAFFYSVVVLVRHADDPRPVIADGEWHGTILYAPRGANGFGYDPLFFVPELAQTAAELDAQLKNTLSHRGAAMRHLLSRLSTEPL; translated from the coding sequence ATGACGACCCGACTCGTTCTCGCCAGCAACAACGCCAAGAAGGCCGTCGAGATGACGACGCTGCTCGCGCCGCTCGGCATCGAGGTGCTGCCGCAGTCGGCGTTCGACATTCCGGAAGCCGACGAGCCGCACCCGACATTCGTCGAGAACGCGCTCGCGAAGGCGCGACACGCTGCCGCGTTGAGCGGGCTGCCGGCAATCGCCGACGACTCCGGGCTGTGCGTCGCGGCGCTCGGTGGAGCGCCGGGCGTGCAGTCGGCGCGCTTCGCCGGCGAGCCGAAGTCCGACGCGCGCAACAACGCGCTGCTCATCGAGCGGCTCGCGGGCAGCCCCGACCGGCGCGCATTCTTCTATTCTGTCGTGGTACTGGTGCGCCATGCCGACGATCCGCGGCCGGTGATCGCCGACGGCGAGTGGCACGGCACGATCCTCTACGCGCCGCGCGGCGCCAACGGCTTCGGCTACGATCCGCTGTTCTTCGTCCCCGAGCTCGCCCAGACTGCCGCCGAGCTCGACGCGCAGCTGAAGAACACGCTCAGCCACCGCGGCGCGGCGATGCGCCACCTGCTGTCCCGCCTGTCCACCGAACCGCTGTGA
- the rph gene encoding ribonuclease PH — protein MRPSQRRPDQLRAVTITRNFTCHAEGSVLVEFGATRVLCTASVEDTVPPFLRGRGQGWLTAEYGMLPRATHTRSAREAAKGKQSGRTQEIQRLIGRSLRAVVDLSALGERQIVIDCDVLQADGGTRTAAITGACVAVHDAFRKLVAAGKLPHSPLREFVAAVSVGVFQGVPVLDLDYAEDSGCDTDMNVVMTGAGGFVEVQGTAEGATFSRAELNALLELAESGIRRLVEVQKAAIDRN, from the coding sequence ATGCGTCCCAGCCAACGCCGCCCCGACCAGCTGCGCGCGGTCACGATCACCCGCAACTTCACCTGCCACGCCGAAGGCTCGGTGCTCGTCGAATTCGGCGCCACGCGCGTGCTGTGCACCGCCAGCGTCGAGGACACCGTGCCGCCGTTCCTGCGCGGCCGCGGCCAGGGCTGGCTGACCGCCGAATACGGCATGCTGCCGCGCGCGACCCACACGCGCAGCGCGCGCGAGGCGGCCAAGGGCAAGCAGAGCGGGCGCACGCAGGAAATCCAGCGCCTGATCGGCCGCAGCCTGCGCGCAGTCGTCGATCTCAGCGCGCTCGGCGAACGCCAGATCGTCATCGACTGCGACGTGCTGCAGGCCGACGGCGGCACCCGCACCGCCGCGATCACCGGCGCCTGCGTCGCGGTCCACGACGCGTTCCGCAAACTCGTCGCCGCGGGCAAGCTGCCGCACAGCCCGCTGCGCGAGTTCGTCGCCGCGGTGTCGGTCGGCGTGTTCCAGGGCGTGCCGGTGCTCGATCTCGACTATGCCGAGGATTCGGGCTGCGATACCGACATGAACGTCGTCATGACGGGCGCGGGGGGGTTCGTCGAAGTGCAGGGCACCGCTGAAGGCGCGACGTTCTCGCGCGCCGAGCTCAACGCGCTGCTGGAGCTTGCCGAGTCCGGTATCCGCCGGCTCGTCGAAGTGCAGAAAGCGGCGATCGACCGGAACTGA
- a CDS encoding PP2C family protein-serine/threonine phosphatase produces MKFTIYQESRIGRRKSNQDRLAYCYSRDALLMVIADGMGGHLHGDIAAHLAVQFITKAFQREATPTLAEPARFLSRVLMNAHGAIVDYAFDKDLDDAPRTTVVACVVQDGLAHWAHAGDSRLYLLRHGRIAAQTRDHSRVQLLMDQGLLDAEAAAHHPERNRIYSCLGGTRAPQVELSMPMPLRDKDILALCTDGVWGPVRDQGVVDGLAGTNVMHAVPKLLDRAEQLAGPGCDNLSMIAMYWHDESGAAHDDMESTQTRALDRVTTQLNVFGHARAPTAAGDISDDEIEKAIAEINHAIHKYSR; encoded by the coding sequence ATGAAATTCACGATTTATCAGGAAAGCCGCATCGGCCGGCGCAAAAGCAACCAGGACCGCCTCGCATACTGTTACTCGCGCGACGCGCTGCTGATGGTGATCGCCGACGGCATGGGCGGACACCTGCATGGCGACATTGCCGCGCATCTGGCCGTGCAGTTCATCACCAAAGCGTTCCAGCGCGAAGCGACACCGACGCTTGCCGAGCCGGCGCGCTTCCTGTCGCGCGTGCTGATGAACGCACACGGCGCGATCGTCGACTACGCGTTCGACAAAGACCTCGACGACGCGCCGCGCACGACGGTCGTCGCCTGCGTGGTCCAGGACGGCCTCGCGCACTGGGCGCATGCCGGCGACTCGCGCCTCTACCTGCTGCGACACGGGCGCATCGCCGCACAGACGCGCGACCATTCGCGCGTGCAGCTGCTGATGGACCAGGGCCTGCTCGACGCCGAAGCAGCCGCGCACCATCCGGAACGCAATCGCATCTACAGCTGTCTCGGCGGCACGCGGGCGCCGCAGGTCGAACTGTCGATGCCGATGCCGCTGCGCGACAAAGACATCCTCGCGCTATGCACCGATGGCGTGTGGGGCCCGGTACGCGACCAGGGCGTCGTCGACGGGCTCGCCGGAACCAATGTCATGCACGCCGTGCCGAAGCTGCTGGACCGCGCCGAGCAGCTCGCCGGCCCGGGCTGCGACAACCTGTCGATGATCGCGATGTACTGGCACGACGAGAGCGGCGCGGCGCACGACGACATGGAATCGACGCAGACGAGGGCGCTCGACCGGGTCACGACGCAGCTCAACGTCTTCGGACACGCGCGCGCACCGACCGCCGCCGGCGACATCAGCGACGACGAGATCGAGAAAGCGATCGCCGAAATCAACCACGCCATTCACAAGTACAGCAGATAG